The Zalophus californianus isolate mZalCal1 chromosome 8, mZalCal1.pri.v2, whole genome shotgun sequence genome has a segment encoding these proteins:
- the LOC113938725 gene encoding 40S ribosomal protein S8-like: protein MGISQDNWHKRRKTGGKRKPYHKKRKYELGCPAANTKIGPRRIHTVRVQGGNKKYRALRLDMGNFSWGSECCTRKTRIIDVVYNASNNEQVRTKTLVKNCIVLIDSTPYRQWYESHYALPLGRKKGAKLTPKEEEILNQKRSKKIQKKYDERKKNAKISSLLEEQSQQGKLLACIASRPGQCGRADGYVPEGKELEFYLRKIKARKGK, encoded by the coding sequence ATGGGCATCTCTCAGGATAACTGGCACAAGCGCCGCAAGACCGGGGGCAAGAGAAAGCCCTACCACAAGAAGCGGAAGTATGAGCTGGGATGCCCCGCTGCCAACACTAAGATTGGCCCCCGCCGCATACACACAGTCCGAGTCCAGGGAGGCAATAAGAAGTACCGTGCCTTGAGGCTAGACATGGGGAACTTCTCCTGGGGCTCTGAGTGTTGTACACGAAAAACAAGGATTATTGATGTTGTCTACAACGCATCCAACAATGAACAGGTCCGCACCAAGACCCTGGTGAAGAACTGTATTGTGCTCATTGACAGCACACCGTACCGACAGTGGTACGAGTCCCACTATGCACTGCCTCTGGGCCGCAAGAAGGGGGCCAAGCTGACGCCCAAGGAGGaagagattttaaaccaaaaacgatcaaagaaaattcagaagaaatatgatgaaaggaaaaagaatgccaAAATCAGCAGTCTTCTGGAGGAGCAATCCCAGCAGGGCAAGCTTCTTGCGTGCATTGCTTCAAGACCAGGCCAATGTGGCCGAGCAGATGGCTACGTGCCAGAGGGCAAGGAGCTAGAGTTCTATCTGAGGAAAATCAAAGCCCGGAAAGGCAAATAA